In Nicotiana tabacum cultivar K326 chromosome 11, ASM71507v2, whole genome shotgun sequence, a single window of DNA contains:
- the LOC107820671 gene encoding uncharacterized protein LOC107820671 isoform X1, which translates to MGDLPCPPYPNKRLEARILSKNKLPKICLVASATKHFSEKTLKCITKVKQSVQTSGAAGDVVVFLATTAALEIVRRLSKGRCPFIWRGLQALQVLCYPPFKWIQKWAPLKALVKQLQKLSRPMLLLSIATLFSDRSSSTEEATPNDYHDSRAYPQASSHDEVLDDDYPERWLLELHRELREEGISVPERLNDDELRQFYAAANGDFSKLLSSVKKTIKWRQSYTILSPEELEACSQFIFWHGHDANQRPCLIIRLGLACSNLKSRDRLLVVKAVVSQIEHGILSLVDVRHPQITVLMDCEGLSPLGFPIHTMRSCAMLLQDHYPNRLSSLIVVRLPQVAQIIMQAFFKVLKPATRQKVRIIGRNHLEFLSKNLDSIPPFLGGSCSCSKCSDGSNVEGISDEVTLAEPTPDRVDRSDEVSQTEPTPDHVNKSDEVTWTEPAPDHVNKSPELDHNNGSNTNGNREELIKTLIIGILMVCILIAVIVAMHYPERLPLLHSLR; encoded by the exons ATGGGAGACTTGCCATGTCCACCATATCCCAACAAAAGATTAGAGGCAAGGATACTTAGCAAGAACAAGCTGCCAAAAATTTGTTTAGTTGCTTCTGCGACAAAGCACTTCTCGGAGAAGACTTTGAAATGTATAACCAAAGTGAAACAGAGTGTACAGACTAGTGGAGCTGCTGGTGATGTTGTTGTATTTTTGGCTACCACTGCTGCTCTAGAGATTGTGCGAAGGCTAAGCAAAGGTAGATGTCCTTTTATTTGGCGTGGTTTGCAGGCTCTGCAAGTTTTATGTTATCCACCGTTTAAGTGGATCCAGAAATGGGCTCCTTTGAAGGCATTGGTCAAACAGTTGCAG AAATTGTCTAGGCCAATGCTATTGCTCTCAATTGCAACACTTTTCTCTGATCGGTCATCATCTACTGAAGAAGCGACACCAAATGACTATCATGATTCTCGAGCATATCCACAAGCTAG CTCTCATGATGAAGTATTGGATGATGATTATCCTGAAAGATGGTTGCTAGAACTCCATAGGGAACTCAGGGAGGAGGGTATTAGTGTACCTGAAAG GTTGAATGATGATGAGCTCCGACAATTTTATGCTGCTGCAAATGGTGATTTTTCAAAGTTGCTTTCATCAGTTAAGAAGACCATTAAATGGAGGCAGAGTTACACAATTCTTTCACCAGAAGAGCTCGAGGCTTGCTCACAGTTCATTTTTTGGCATGGCCATGATGCCAATCAACGGCCTTGCCTCATCATTCGCCTTGGACTTGCTTGCTCCAACCTGAAATCCAGGGACAGACTTCTCGTTGTAAAAGCAGTTG TTTCGCAGATTGAACACGGTATTTTGAGCTTGGTCGATGTGAGACATCCTCAAATTACTGTCTTGATGGACTGTGAAGGACTCTCTCCACTTGGTTTTCCCATACACACAATGAGATCTTGTGCTATGCTCTTGCAAGATCATTATCCTAATCGTCTAAGCTCTTTGATTGTAGTACGGCTCCCTCAAGTTGCCCAAATAATAATGCAGGCTTTCTTTAAG GTGCTTAAACCAGCCACGCGCCAAAAAGTGAGGATAATTGGGAGAAACCATCTAGAGTTTCTCTCCAAGAACCTCGATTCAATCCCTCCGTTTCTTGGTGGAAGCTGCTCGTGCTCAAAATGCTCAGACGGGAGCAATGTGGAGGGTATATCTGATGAAGTCACGTTGGCAGAACCAACACCTGATCGTGTGGACAGATCTGATGAGGTCTCTCAGACAGAACCAACACCTGATCATGTGAATAAATCTGATGAGGTCACTTGGACAGAACCAGCACCTGATCATGTGAACAAAAGCCCCGAGCTTGATCATAATAATGGCTCCAACACAAATGGCAACAGGGAAGAGCTGATAAAGACCCTCATCATTGGTATACTGATGGTGTGTATACTTATTGCTGTGATTGTGGCAATGCATTATCCAGAAAGATTGCCTCTTTTGCATTCGCTTAGATAA
- the LOC107820671 gene encoding phosphatidylinositol/phosphatidylcholine transfer protein SFH13 isoform X2 yields MLLLSIATLFSDRSSSTEEATPNDYHDSRAYPQASSHDEVLDDDYPERWLLELHRELREEGISVPERLNDDELRQFYAAANGDFSKLLSSVKKTIKWRQSYTILSPEELEACSQFIFWHGHDANQRPCLIIRLGLACSNLKSRDRLLVVKAVVSQIEHGILSLVDVRHPQITVLMDCEGLSPLGFPIHTMRSCAMLLQDHYPNRLSSLIVVRLPQVAQIIMQAFFKVLKPATRQKVRIIGRNHLEFLSKNLDSIPPFLGGSCSCSKCSDGSNVEGISDEVTLAEPTPDRVDRSDEVSQTEPTPDHVNKSDEVTWTEPAPDHVNKSPELDHNNGSNTNGNREELIKTLIIGILMVCILIAVIVAMHYPERLPLLHSLR; encoded by the exons ATGCTATTGCTCTCAATTGCAACACTTTTCTCTGATCGGTCATCATCTACTGAAGAAGCGACACCAAATGACTATCATGATTCTCGAGCATATCCACAAGCTAG CTCTCATGATGAAGTATTGGATGATGATTATCCTGAAAGATGGTTGCTAGAACTCCATAGGGAACTCAGGGAGGAGGGTATTAGTGTACCTGAAAG GTTGAATGATGATGAGCTCCGACAATTTTATGCTGCTGCAAATGGTGATTTTTCAAAGTTGCTTTCATCAGTTAAGAAGACCATTAAATGGAGGCAGAGTTACACAATTCTTTCACCAGAAGAGCTCGAGGCTTGCTCACAGTTCATTTTTTGGCATGGCCATGATGCCAATCAACGGCCTTGCCTCATCATTCGCCTTGGACTTGCTTGCTCCAACCTGAAATCCAGGGACAGACTTCTCGTTGTAAAAGCAGTTG TTTCGCAGATTGAACACGGTATTTTGAGCTTGGTCGATGTGAGACATCCTCAAATTACTGTCTTGATGGACTGTGAAGGACTCTCTCCACTTGGTTTTCCCATACACACAATGAGATCTTGTGCTATGCTCTTGCAAGATCATTATCCTAATCGTCTAAGCTCTTTGATTGTAGTACGGCTCCCTCAAGTTGCCCAAATAATAATGCAGGCTTTCTTTAAG GTGCTTAAACCAGCCACGCGCCAAAAAGTGAGGATAATTGGGAGAAACCATCTAGAGTTTCTCTCCAAGAACCTCGATTCAATCCCTCCGTTTCTTGGTGGAAGCTGCTCGTGCTCAAAATGCTCAGACGGGAGCAATGTGGAGGGTATATCTGATGAAGTCACGTTGGCAGAACCAACACCTGATCGTGTGGACAGATCTGATGAGGTCTCTCAGACAGAACCAACACCTGATCATGTGAATAAATCTGATGAGGTCACTTGGACAGAACCAGCACCTGATCATGTGAACAAAAGCCCCGAGCTTGATCATAATAATGGCTCCAACACAAATGGCAACAGGGAAGAGCTGATAAAGACCCTCATCATTGGTATACTGATGGTGTGTATACTTATTGCTGTGATTGTGGCAATGCATTATCCAGAAAGATTGCCTCTTTTGCATTCGCTTAGATAA